The following proteins are encoded in a genomic region of Brachypodium distachyon strain Bd21 chromosome 1, Brachypodium_distachyon_v3.0, whole genome shotgun sequence:
- the LOC100822668 gene encoding uncharacterized protein LOC100822668, with translation MASGSVPDIWKWITSLPKQWRGEKSYSLQICNSPSTNESLNLVVSRKPEEAHPIIFCFSVCGDTHDPVSLWSSHYSRLKPANNNTTDVTVQFLLEIICGVLKYGPYSSSRSILRLPDVPMSEDSGRILSLSVLTLALLVCVYEAPSPLRREFIGVISPQLARDEMRCAARTLMLSLGSNLEEQWMRSLNLGVTNWAMEALRSGGGGGPPAPARFAVFSYALSASRLWKVQVYCPVVAMAMDQSSHHLQQAKDERLLFSLNYQQLESVIQLVYRVAFKENWIDVAVNVDNIRCDVIQLVSETLMAKQGYGSDEKHFPSRISLQLTPLQQSDILSLSVSRSTENPVQEVATDKGIDTTLGAAPAASIGISVSAHETVTRSVRPWKFEHSVQGNTASLSWFLHGGGGGGREVFSSEPPKLELCQPRSWFRNRYTSPSRPFTRSGGVIFAGDEYGEGVCWRMAAAAAGKTLEWEIKGRVWVTYWPNKKRTLHTETRRLQFRELLRLTL, from the exons ATGGCTTCTGGCTCTGTTCCTGACATCTGGAAGTGGATCACAAGCCTCCCCAAGCAATGGAGGGGAGAAAAATCCTACTCccttcaaatatgcaattcgCCATCCACAAACGAGTCACTGAACCTCGTAGTCAGCAGGAAACCTGAAGAAGCCCATCCaatcattttttgtttctccgTCTGTGGAGATACCCATGACCCCGTCTCGCTCTGGAGCTCCCATTACTCCAGGCTGAAACCGGCAAATAACAATACCACAGACGTTACCGTCCAGTTCTTGCTTGAGATCATCTGCGGGGTCCTGAAGTATGGCCCTTACTCTAGCAGCAGATCAATCCTCCGGTTGCCGGATGTTCCCATGTCTGAAGATTCAGGCAGGATCCTGAGCCTGTCGGTCCTCACGCTGGCGCTCCTGGTCTGCGTCTACGAGGCCCCGTCCCCGCTCCGGCGAGAGTTCATCGGTGTCATCAGCCCGCAGCTGGCGCGCGACGAGATGCGGTGCGCCGCGAGAACGCTGATGCTGTCCCTGGGGTCCAACCTGGAGGAGCAGTGGATGCGATCTCTGAACCTCGGCGTGACCAACTGGGCCATGGAAGCTCTCCGGTCAGGCGGCGGGGgtgggccgccggcgccggcccgcTTCGCCGTGTTCTCTTATGCACTGTCGGCCAGCAGGCTGTGGAAGGTCCAGGTGTACTGTCCGGtggtggccatggccatggaccAGTCCTCTCATCACCTGCAGCAGGCCAAGGACGAGAGGCTGCTCTTCTCGCTCAACTACCAGCAGCTCGAGAGCGTCATCCAGCTCGTGTACAGGGTCGCCTTCAAGGAGAACTGGATCGACGTCGCCGTCAACGTCGACAACATCAG GTGCGACGTGATCCAGCTGGTGTCAGAGACGCTCATGGCGAAGCAGGGCTACGGATCGGACGAGAAGCACTTCCCATCGCGGATCTCACTGCAGCTGACTCCATTACAGCAGTCGGACATCCTGTCGCTGTCGGTGAGCCGGTCGACGGAGAACCCGGTCCAGGAGGTGGCCACGGACAAGGGCATCGACACGACGCtgggcgcggcgccggcggcgtctaTCGGCATCAGCGTGTCGGCGCACGAGACGGTGACGAGGAGCGTGAGGCCGTGGAAGTTCGAGCACTCGGTGCAGGGGAACACGGCGTCGCTCAGCTGGttcctccacggcggcggcggcgggggccgggAGGTGTTCTCCAGCGAGCCGCCGAAGCTGGAGCTGTGCCAGCCCAGGTCGTGGTTCAGGAACCGGTACACCAGCCCCAGCAGGCCCTTCACGCGGAGCGGCGGGGTTATATTCGCCGGAGATGAGTACGGGGAAGGGGTTTGctggaggatggcggcggcggcggctgggaaGACCCTGGAGTGGGAGATCAAGGGGAGGGTTTGGGTCACCTACTGGCCCAATAAGAAGAGGACGCTGCATACTGAGACTCGGAGGCTACAGTTCAGAGAGCTGCTCCGGCTCACGCTCTGA